One Coccinella septempunctata chromosome 1, icCocSept1.1, whole genome shotgun sequence DNA window includes the following coding sequences:
- the LOC123322741 gene encoding tyramine beta-hydroxylase translates to MFEVLNLNVVIYYLSLHGAVIAGNKIFHAPLDSKSEMMLHWILDYPTKSIVFEIHLPRLDLQWFAIGFSDRGNYFPADYCVLSAGWNRLNFEDTWADEDGNLHLDNTQNCNNFQHKNSRSTTKFTFTRKFDTCDEHDYIIEEGTTHIVWLRGRGPLPSVEGFNLRNISKQNEGMIRVSLLKNINVSELPPYVMHYDVVVDKVRVPAEETTYWCSVRKLPTRFKKKHHIYQFESHIQKSSEGVVHHMEVFHCFAPANVEIPLYDGSCFASERPPETNVCKRVLAAWAMGAGPFTYPEEASLPFGGSDFNQYIMLEIHYNNPELISGLVDSSGIRLYVSDVLKDMDAGIMELGLEYTDKMAIPPKLNQFPLFGYCVSECTAVGLPQRGITIFGSQLHTHLTGAKIATRHFRNGRELPLLNYDNHYSTHFQEIRRLKSPVTVLPGDALITRCDYNTEERDNITLGGFAISDEMCVNYIHYFPATSLEVCKSSISDQALQTYFRYMNEWEGQPTSSSLGISDNYKAIKWNKMRIQLLLEVYGESPLSMQCNMSSGDRFPGYWENTPITSILNPLPPTPRDCTNL, encoded by the exons ATGTTTGAAGTATTAAACTTGAATGTtgtaatttattatttatctTTACATGGTGCCGTTATTGCAG GTAATAAAATATTCCATGCACCCCTCGATTCAAAAAGTGAAATGATGTTGCACTGGATTTTGGACTATCCCACCAAAAGTATAGTATTTGAGATACACTTACCTCGTTTAGATCTTCAATGGTTTGCTATAGGTTTCTCCGATAGAGGGAATTATTTTCCAGCAGATTATTGTGTACTGAGTGCTGGGTGGAATCGACTGAATTTTGAG GATACATGGGCTGATGAGGATGGTAATCTTCATTTGGATAATACACAAAACTGCAATAATTTTCAGCATAAAAATAGTAGAAGCACTACGAAGTTCACATTCACTAGGAAGTTTGATACTTGCGATGAACATGATTATATAATTGAG GAAGGAACAACTCACATTGTATGGCTGAGAGGTAGAGGTCCATTACCTAGTGTAGAAGGTTTCAACCTCCGTAACATCTCGAAGCAGAATGAAGGAATGATAAGAGTCAGCCTACTCAAGAATATCAACGTGTCAGAACTGCCCCCTTATGTTATGCATTACGATGTTGTGGTTGATAAAGTAAGGGTTCCAGCTGAAGAGACAACCTATTGGTGCAGCGTCCGCAAATTACCCACTAGATTCAAGAAAAAACATCATATCTATCAG TTTGAATCACACATACAAAAGAGCAGCGAAGGGGTTGTACATCACATGGAAGTTTTTCATTGTTTCGCTCCAGCAAATGTGGAAATCCCACTTTACGACGGCTCTTGTTTCGCTTCTGAACGACCACCAGAAACTAATGTGTGCAAAAGAGTATTGGCTGCATGGGCAATGGGGGCAGGTCCTTTCACATACCCAGAG GAAGCCAGTTTACCATTTGGAGGATCAGATTTCAACCAATATATTATGTTGGAAATTCATTATAATAATCCGGAATTAATATCAG gcTTAGTAGACAGCTCTGGAATAAGATTATATGTGTCCGATGTCCTCAAGGATATGGATGCTGGAATAATGGAACTGGGTTTAGAATATACAGATAAAATGGCCATACCTCCGAAGTTGAATCAATTTCCCTTATTTGGTTATTGTGTGAGCGAATGTACAGCAGTG GGACTTCCTCAAAGAGGAATTACCATTTTTGGATCCCAGCTGCATACTCACTTGACAGGAGCGAAAATTGCTACGAGACATTTCAGAAATGGACGTGAACTTCCACTTTTGAACTACGACAATCACTATTCTACGCATTTCCAAGAAATAAGAAGACTCAAATCACCTGTGACAGTGCTTCCG GGTGACGCTCTGATAACAAGGTGTGATTACAATACTGAAGAGAGGGATAATATTACATTGGGAGGCTTCGCTATAAGTGACGAGATGTGTGtaaattatattcattattttccgGCAACTTCTTTGGAGGTCTGCAAAAGTTCCATTTCTGATCAAGCACTTCAGACATACTTTCGTTATATGAATGA GTGGGAAGGACAACCAACTTCATCTTCGCTAGGAATTTCGGACAACTACAAAGCCATAAAATGGAATAAGATGCGCATACAACTCCTACTGGAAGTATATGGAGAATCACCATTGAGTATGCAGTGCAACATGTCATCAGGAGATAGATTTCCAGGATACTGGGAGAACACTCCTATAACTTCTATTCTTAATCCTTTACCACCAACCCCTAGGGACTGTACAAATTTGTAA